A single window of Lepeophtheirus salmonis chromosome 2, UVic_Lsal_1.4, whole genome shotgun sequence DNA harbors:
- the LOC121132421 gene encoding suppressor of cytokine signaling 4-like: MESSSESTSLTEDSSKFFTCINLRKICGRKSKKSSEECLIEPRLPPPTDLQVDYKSHLVPRMREIINCQFYWGKIDRYEAELLLEGKEEGTFLLRDSVQDEFVFSVSFRRYNRSLHARIEESEHRFSFDCHDPEIHSSESVCRLLEQYKNPSNCMFFEPMLVKPVLRKHVFSLKDLARSVICDHSTYSSVGYLPLPRSLKRYLREYHYNHKVAKRYLH; this comes from the coding sequence ATGGAAAGTAGCTCAGAGAGTACTTCCCTTACTGAGGACTCGTCTAAATTTTTCACGTGCATCAATCTTCGAAAAATATGTGgaagaaaatctaaaaagtCTTCAGAAGAATGTCTCATCGAGCCCCGACTCCCACCTCCTACTGATCTCCAAGTGGACTACAAAAGCCATCTTGTTCCAAGGATGCGTGAAATCATAAACTGTCAGTTTTATTGGGGTAAAATCGATCGTTATGAGGCTGAACTCCTTTtggaaggaaaagaagaaggaacCTTTCTTCTCAGAGACTCTGTTCAAGATGAATTTGTTTTCAGTGTTAGTTTTCGACGCTACAATCGAAGTCTTCATGCCCGCATTGAAGAATCAGAGCACAGATTTAGCTTTGACTGCCACGATCCGGAAATCCATTCTTCGGAAAGTGTTTGTCGACTCCTAGAACAATATAAAAATCCCTCCAACTGTATGTTTTTCGAGCCTATGCTTGTCAAACCCGTACTCCGCAaacatgttttttctttaaaagactTGGCCAGATCCGTGATATGTGACCACTCTACTTACTCCTCAGTAGGATATTTACCATTGCCTAGAAGTCTTAAAAGGTATCTACGTGAATACCACTACAATCACAAAGTGGCCAAACGTTATCTACACTAA
- the LOC121113872 gene encoding uncharacterized protein, with amino-acid sequence MMEVEVTLLDGSIIKVELDKKASGNELVDKVSEHLNLVEKDYFGLIYVDKRDKVPNWVSGDRRISKQLGCEPRNCLFQVKFYPPEPAQLSEDLTRYQMCLQIQNDIKTGKLPCSFVTHALLGAYVVQSELGDYDPIEHGNGTEYLQDFDFAPVQSEDLLEKIAEIHRSTIKGQTPAEAELHYLENAKKLAMYGVNLHHAKDSDNVDIMLGVCSSGILVYRDRLRINRFAWPKIIKISYKRNGFFVKLRPGEFEQFESTIGFKLVNHRAAKRLWKICAEHHGFFRLLSPEPKEKFRFPRFGSKFRYSGRTQHQAAVSLKSEKDKNTMDKRMSPIEDEPPGVQNLAIGENLSHPPYGSHSMNLISEKKDLSSGEHRKRHTVHSDEPHITSERLIHNNSDLMMDALNQSYGGDATGKLESELAPPYDILGNHPPIQKLPSNLNNVISPGSPKSFVKPHVNKSIQEDKIKSTVSSFKPISEPLTLPLHNDDKYVSSSYETNVDDQISTPFNASLRLDGPVEENFAFKSPGDKSFHAITTSVGHMEEENGRKTSFLSKSAVSGSKFDEKTLLSHQNVLHTSTIAGGEADRYEIPKTSPAEDIGTANLRGEVVSSQTITSKSRTVETTTYSLEKDGDLETRVEQKVTIQSDGDPIDHDEALAQAIQEATEMNPDMTVEKIEIHQTSQASDALTTLKRVFSNMANLMPGRPRRQQLYRRANTSINFSTLDPSTLGSDHSYLSCSNLLTDKLYGNGNIIQNSSKDSLSRINGSNHDISSYKGSNSNSFLNNCDKRNSPDSSESVINDLKISTFPRLPKYSYLVGRSGGHQDNYKRASDIMNNSATGGVKSKNIFNSSSGAHAPTSSTSRNQYYDVNLNGLDDKLPKYNVQKSKSYSNVDLMYHDGRIDDYSYLSLNRRPAVQRFVKVDESSEDLEYQRKKEVDNLISKYTKKKPLDGNGNKLYDSIVKPIKKEASLSKHTIHDQGGYVNSTYLNHYVPSSSNANITNSSASLTATTSNIAPTNNGDASIRGLSQRNSFQEVSSFNIPDYSRKFNSSNIYEDHQTRYLTQSRSTANMLSHLGKGSNYQSQLSSQLPHSQSQTSLSRQQKTLSVHGMGAVNSFKPNMTCSSNTNFKDIEGSGEFDYSTQLRPKPETHRKKYSWNHTAPIPSLNPPHIGNDEDGHLAYKMGDVVETENYRYKILATLGEGTFGKVVKVKELNSDKIVALKIIKNVDKYREAAKLEVNVLEKIQEKDPTNIHLCGRMLSWFNYYGHMCLTFELLGLSVFDFLKENNYHPYSLDQVRHITYQLCYAVKYIHSCKLTHTDLKPENILFTNSDWEVSYNPKKKREYRRIKNTEVHLIDFGSATFDWEHHSKVVSTRHYRAPEVILELGWSQPCDVWSIGCIMFELYLGFTLFQTHDNIEHLAMMEKILGPVPDKLIRRSKTKFYAHGTLIWDENSAAGKYVKDNCRDLLKYKASDVDDHNLLFDLIQKMLMYDPSERITLRESLLHPFFDKIPPHFRVDLHR; translated from the exons GATTTCGCTCCAGTTCAATCCGAAGACTTGTTAGAAAAAATTGCTGAAATCCATCGCTCTACTATTAAGGGACAAACACCTGCTGAGGCTGAGCTTCACTATCTCGAGAATGCTAAAAAGTTAGCCATGTACGGTGTGAATCTACACCATGCAAAAGATTCCGATAATGTTGATATTATGTTGGGAGTCTGCTCCTCAGGAATACTGGTATATCGGGATCGATTAAGAATTAATCGCTTTGCATGGCCTAAAATTATTAAGATATCCTACAAACGAAATGGTTTCTTTGTTAAATTGAGGCCAGGAgaatttgaacaatttgaatCTACGATTGGATTCAAATTAGTCAATCATAGAGCTGCCAAAAGATTATGGAAAATATGTGCTGAACATCATGGGTTTTTTAGACTTCTTTCACCAGAACCCAAAGAAAAATTCCGATTTCCTCGATTTGGCTCCAAATTTCGTTACTCAGGAAGAACACAACATCAAGCAGCAGTTAGTTTAAAAAgtgaaaaggataaaaatacaaTGGATAAGAGAATGTCTCCTATTGAAGATGAACCTCCTGGTGTGCAAAATTTGGCTATTGGAGAAAATCTTTCTCATCCACCCTATGGATCTCACTCCATGAATTTGATTTcggaaaaaaaggatttgagtAGCGGTGAGCATAGAAAGCGCCACACAGTTCATTCTGATGAACCCCATATTACATCAGAGAGATTGATTCATAATAATTCTGATCTGATGATGGATGCTCTGAACCAGAGCTATGGTGGAGATGCAACTGGAAAGTTAGAATCTGAACTTGCTCCTCCTTATGATATTCTTGGAAACCATCCGCCAATTCAAAAGCTACCATCCAATCTTAATAATGTCATCAGCCCCGGATCTCCTAAATCTTTTGTAAAACCACATGTTAATAAATCAATCCAAGAGGATAAAATCAAATCCACTGTGAGCTCTTTTAAACCAATTAGTGAACCATTAACACTTCCGCTTCATAATGATGATAAATATGTTTCTTCATCATATGAAACAAATGTTGATGATCAAATAAGTACTCCATTTAATGCTTCCCTCCGTCTTGATGGCCCTGTTGAAgaaaattttgcatttaaaagtCCTGGAGATAAATCTTTTCATGCAATTACTACTTCTGTTGGCCATATGGAAGaagaaaatggaagaaaaacatCTTTTCTCTCGAAATCGGCAGTTTCTGGGTCAAAATTTGATGAGAAGACATTATTATCTCATCAAAACGTCCTTCATACATCCACTATTGCAGGAGGCGAGGCTGACCGTTACGAAATTCCTAAAACTTCTCCGGCTGAAGATATTGGAACTGCAAATCTACGAGGTGAAGTTGTTTCCTCACAAACTATAACTAGCAAATCTCGCACCGTTGAGACAACAACATATTCCTTAGAAAAGGACGGGGATTTAGAAACACGTGTTGAACAAAAAGTGACAATTCAATCGGATGGGGATCCAATTGATCATGATGAAGCTCTTGCTCAAGCTATTCAAGAGGCCACTGAAATGAATCCTGATATGACCGTagagaaaattgaaattcatcAAACCTCTCAAGCATCCGATGCATTG ACTACATTAAAGAGGGTCTTTTCAAATATGGCAAATCTGATGCCTGGAAGACCACGTCGGCAGCAACTCTATCGACGGGCTAATACAAGCATTAACTTTTCTACCTTGGATCCTTCCACTCTGGGATCGGATCATTCTTATTTATCTTGTTCTAATTTATTAACAGATAAACTCTATGGTAATGGAAATATTATCCAAAATTCATCCAAAGATTCCCTCTCTCGAATAAATGGATCCAACCATGATATATCTTCTTACAAAGGCAGCAATAGTAACAGTTTTCTAAATAATTGTGATAAACGCAATTCTCCTGATTCATCTGAATCAGTGATTAATGATTTAAAGATTTCTACATTCCCCCGTCTGCCCAAATATTCTTACTTGGTTGGGAGATCTGGGGGACATCAAGATAATTACAAAAGGGCATctgatattatgaataatagtGCTACTGGTGGagttaaatctaaaaatatttttaactcttcTTCAGGAGCCCACGCTCCCACTTCATCAACATCGAGAAATCAATATTACGATGTCAACCTTAATGGACTGGATGATAAACTACCCAAATATAAcgttcaaaaatcaaaaagttattcgAACGTGGATTTAATGTATCATGATGGTCGA ATCGATGACTACAGTTATTTGTCTCTTAATCGACGACCTGCAGTTCAAAGATTCGTGAAAGTGGACGAATCATCAGAAGATTTGGAATATCAGCGTAAAAAGGAGGTCGACAATCTCATCTCAAAATACACGAAAAAGAAGCCATTGGATGGGAATGGAAATAAACTTTACGACTCCATCGTCAAGCCAATTAAGAAAGAAGCCTCCTTGTCCAAACATACGATTCATGACCAAGGAGGCTATGTCAACTCAACTTACTTGAATCATTATGTTCCCAGCAGCAGCAATGCTAACATCACGAATTCCTCCGCATCCTTGACAGCAACAACAAGCAACATTGCCCCCACTAACAACGGGGATGCTTCCATTCGAGGTCTCTCTCAAAGAAACAGTTTTCAGGAGGTCTCCTCTTTCAATATCCCAGACTATTCTCGAAAGTTCAATTCTTCAAATATCTACGAAGATCATCAAACTCGGTATCTAACTCAGTCACGATCTACAGCTAATATGTTGTCTCATCTCGGCAAAGGATCCAATTATCAATCGCAATTATCGTCTCAATTGCCCCATTCCCAATCGCAGACATCCCTCTCAAGACAACAAAAAACACTTTCAGTTCATGGCATGGGAGCTGTTAATTCCTTCAAGCCCAATATGACTTGTAGCAGCAATACTAATTTTAAGGATATTGAGGGTTCTGGAGAATTTGACTACTCGACACAGTTAAGACCGAAACCAGAGAcccatagaaaaaaatattcgtggAACCATACGGCTCCGATTCCG agcCTAAATCCTCCTCACATCGGCAATGACGAAGACGGACATCTTGCTTACAAAATGGGGGACGTCGTTGAAACTGAGAATTATAGAT ATAAAATTCTTGCCACCTTGGGGGAAGGGACTTTCGGTAAAGTCGTGAAAGTGAAAGAACTTAATAG tgATAAAATTGTTGCtctcaaaattatcaaaaatgtggataaatatCGAGAAGCGGCAAAACTCGAAGTCAATGTGCtagaaaaaattcaagaaaaagatCCAACTAATATTCA tctTTGTGGGAGAATGTTAAGTTGGTTCAATTACTATGGTCATATGTGCCTCACCTTCGAATTATTAGGCTTGAGTGTCTTTGATTTCCTG AAAGAAAACAATTATCATCCTTACTCCTTGGATCAAGTTCGCCATATTACGTATCAGCTCTGCTACgctgtaaaatatattcatagctGTAAATTAACTCACACAGATCTAAAACCAGAGAATATCCTATTTACAAATTCAGATTGGGAAGTGTCATATAATCCTAAAAAG AAAAGAGAGTATCGACGAATCAAAAATACGGAGGTTCATTTGATTGACTTTGGTTCTGCTACTTTTGACTGGGAGCATCACTCTAAAGTCGTTTCTACAAGACATTATCGTGCTCCTGAAGTTATTTTAG AATTGGGTTGGTCTCAACCCTGTGATGTTTGGAGCATTGGCTGCATCATGTTTGAACTCTATCTTGGGTTTACTCTCTTCCAAACCCATGACAATATTGAACATTTGGCcatgatggaaaaaatattaggaCCAGTCCCTGATAAACTTATCCGGCGTAGTAAAACTAAATTTTACGCCCATGGAACTCTGATCTGGGACGAAAATAGCGCCGCAGGAAAATATGTTAAGGATAATTGTCGAGATTTACTC AAATACAAAGCTAGTGATGTAGATGAccataatttactttttgatcTCATCCAAAAGATGTTAATGTATGATCCCTCTGAAAGAATTACCCTAAGAGAGAGCCTCCTTCATCCTTTCTTTGATAAAATCCCTCCTCATTTCAGAGTAGATCTTCATCGATGA